In Chitinibacter sp. FCG-7, the genomic stretch ATTGAAGTCATCACGCCGCCGTATGAATTCGTTAACATCAAGGAAACGCTGGAAGCAGCAGGCTTTAAAGCCGAAGTCGGCGAATCGACGATGAAACCGCAAGGTGAAACCGAGTTGACTGGCGATGATGCGATCAAAATGCAAAAACTGATCGACATGATGGAAGCGCTCGACGACGTGCAAAACGTTTACACCACGGCGGTGTTTGACGAAGAGGGCTAATTAACCCGGCCAGAGTCGAGCTAACTGATCAGACTGCCCAAGTAAAAGCCCCGGTTTCCTGAATGGAAGTCGGGGCTTTTTCATTCATGTGATTGAAATAGTCGCGTGTCTTAGTCGATTGCAGCACTTTAAAAAGCGCGAAATTTCGTATCGTAAACACAGTTAGCTTGCTAAATTATCAGGGAGAAGTCAGGTTTCAACCGCGTACTTGCAGATAACCATTCCGGGCAGATCATTCACTTTCAGGAGAAATTGCAATGCATGAAGCAGAGCTTAAACCCACGATTCTGCTCGTGGATGATGACCCCCTTATCCGCAAGCTGATCAGACGCCTACTTGATACCCACTATCAAATTATCGAAGCTGCTGATGGCGAAGAAGGGCAGACAAAAGCCCGTCAGCATCGGCCTGCAGCAGTGATTGCCGATATCCAGATGCCCAAGCTCGATGGCTTTGGCTTATGCAAAAGTATTGTTGATGATTTTGACCTATCCGAGACGCCAGTCATGCTGATGTCCGCAGTTGAAAACCTGGACGAACTGCTCAATGTTTACGATGTCGGTGGTCAGGGTTTTATCACCAAGCCAATCAATCCAAAACTGTTAAGTACGCGCATTGCGCGCATGCTGCAATTGCGCGACGAACGGGATCAATACAAGTCACAAATCCGGTTTGCCACGTCTACGGCTTTTACAGCGATGAATAGCATGGGCGAAACCGGCATTGTCTTGCAAACCATTCAAAGATTTGCCAGCAGCCACTCAGCCCGGGAGCTGACTACTGAATTGCTCACGGCCCTGACACAGTTTGGTCTTGATGGGGTGGCCGAAGTGAGGGTGGGCGAGAATATCGCTACTTTGGGTCATAAAGGAATCGCCACCGATGTTGAACAGGCGGTGATCCAGAAA encodes the following:
- a CDS encoding response regulator — protein: MHEAELKPTILLVDDDPLIRKLIRRLLDTHYQIIEAADGEEGQTKARQHRPAAVIADIQMPKLDGFGLCKSIVDDFDLSETPVMLMSAVENLDELLNVYDVGGQGFITKPINPKLLSTRIARMLQLRDERDQYKSQIRFATSTAFTAMNSMGETGIVLQTIQRFASSHSARELTTELLTALTQFGLDGVAEVRVGENIATLGHKGIATDVEQAVIQKMAEMERLVQFKNRLSVNFPSIKLLINNMPTDDEERCGRLRDHLAILAESAESHVAAIRANNAISGFQTNLANALIAIDEQQRSSKQKRTILFGDAMMALEQSFTALELSDQQEQMLLDIVQNTWNSMSATYDEDAALQDELTHIVKRLKTLLD